The following coding sequences lie in one Streptomyces venezuelae genomic window:
- a CDS encoding CsbD family protein, translating into MGENAMDKAKGKAKEMMGKASGNDRMAAEGKTDQAKGKAKDAADDMRDKAEGVRDSFREDR; encoded by the coding sequence ATGGGCGAGAACGCCATGGACAAGGCAAAGGGCAAGGCCAAAGAGATGATGGGCAAGGCCTCCGGCAACGACCGCATGGCGGCCGAGGGCAAGACCGATCAGGCCAAGGGCAAGGCGAAGGACGCCGCGGACGACATGCGCGACAAGGCCGAGGGCGTGCGCGACTCGTTCCGCGAGGACCGCTGA
- a CDS encoding peptidase C39 family protein: MSRRTVLATAAAAAALAATAAAPALAATGSTARGPKADRLVDNRFWTSHKDWSSGTHQGTGAVAGARPGLRIVKPAGRTDYADPHTGRTATWEYARWTTPAHRSTVPATELIASWNARTPTGTWLQVELCGTYSDGTKTPWYVMGRWTSGDDKEADIRRTSVDDQTDGKSTVWTDTLSLDDATTGLRVVSYQLRLTLYRKPGSTGTPTVWRIGAMASAVPDRFTVPASQPGLAKELAVPRYSQEIHAGQYPEYDNGGEAWCSPTSSQMIIEFWGREPTADDLAWVDPAYADPQVCHAARYTFDYQYNGCGNWPFNAAYASTYKNLQGVVTRLGSLTELESLIAAGLPAITSQSFLRDELTGAGYGTAGHLMTVIGFTADGDVIANDPASPSNAAVRRVYKRREWENIWLRTKRYNASGKVVSGTGGVCYLYFPTKLSERQRAALAAVGIR, from the coding sequence ATGTCCCGCAGAACCGTGCTCGCCACCGCGGCGGCCGCAGCCGCCCTCGCGGCCACCGCCGCCGCGCCCGCCCTGGCCGCCACCGGCTCCACGGCCCGCGGGCCCAAGGCGGACCGACTCGTGGACAACCGCTTCTGGACCTCGCACAAGGACTGGAGCTCCGGCACCCACCAGGGCACCGGCGCCGTCGCGGGCGCCCGCCCCGGCCTGCGGATCGTGAAGCCCGCGGGCCGCACCGACTACGCGGACCCGCACACCGGCAGGACCGCCACCTGGGAGTACGCCCGCTGGACCACGCCCGCGCACCGCTCCACCGTCCCCGCCACGGAGCTGATCGCGTCCTGGAACGCACGCACCCCGACCGGGACGTGGCTCCAGGTCGAGCTGTGTGGCACGTACTCGGACGGGACGAAGACGCCCTGGTACGTCATGGGCCGCTGGACCTCGGGCGACGACAAGGAGGCCGACATCCGGCGGACCTCGGTCGACGACCAGACCGACGGCAAGTCCACGGTCTGGACGGACACGCTCTCCCTCGACGACGCGACCACGGGCCTGCGCGTCGTCTCGTACCAGCTGCGCCTGACCCTCTACCGCAAACCCGGCTCCACCGGGACCCCCACGGTCTGGCGGATCGGCGCGATGGCCTCCGCGGTCCCCGACCGGTTCACGGTCCCGGCCTCGCAGCCGGGCCTCGCCAAGGAGCTGGCCGTGCCGCGGTACTCGCAGGAGATCCACGCGGGCCAGTACCCGGAGTACGACAACGGGGGCGAGGCCTGGTGCAGCCCCACGTCCTCGCAGATGATCATCGAGTTCTGGGGGCGTGAGCCGACGGCGGACGACCTGGCCTGGGTCGACCCCGCCTACGCGGACCCGCAGGTGTGCCACGCGGCCCGGTACACGTTCGACTACCAGTACAACGGCTGCGGCAACTGGCCCTTCAACGCCGCGTACGCCTCGACGTACAAGAACCTCCAGGGCGTGGTGACCCGGCTCGGCTCGCTCACGGAGCTGGAGTCCCTGATCGCGGCGGGCCTGCCGGCCATAACGTCCCAGTCGTTCCTCAGGGACGAGCTGACCGGCGCGGGCTATGGAACGGCGGGCCATCTGATGACCGTCATCGGGTTCACGGCGGACGGCGACGTGATCGCCAATGACCCGGCGTCGCCGAGCAACGCGGCGGTGCGCCGCGTCTACAAGCGGCGCGAGTGGGAGAACATCTGGCTGCGCACGAAGCGCTACAACGCCTCGGGCAAGGTCGTCTCCGGCACGGGAGGCGTCTGCTATCTGTACTTCCCGACGAAACTCTCCGAGCGTCAGCGCGCCGCGTTGGCCGCGGTCGGCATCCGCTGA
- a CDS encoding uridine kinase, with amino-acid sequence MTAHPHTPLPRLADTLRRLPPSCGPVRLVAVDGHAGSGKSTFAGRLAEALGGAPVLRLDDIASHDRLFDWTQRLREQVLGPLSRGETAHYATYDWHARRFGPADRPLPPAPVVLVEGVGAGRLALRPYLAAVLWMDVPHEEAWQRGRRRDGAVQRDFWDGWEPEELQHFTGDPTRPFAHLLVRQCPEGYEVLPGPNVTLTEA; translated from the coding sequence ATGACCGCGCACCCGCACACCCCGCTCCCCCGTCTCGCCGACACCCTGCGCCGCCTGCCGCCCTCCTGCGGCCCGGTCCGGCTCGTCGCCGTGGACGGACACGCGGGCTCCGGCAAGTCGACGTTCGCGGGCCGTCTGGCCGAGGCGCTCGGCGGCGCGCCCGTTCTGCGCCTCGACGACATCGCGAGTCACGACCGGCTCTTCGACTGGACGCAACGACTGCGGGAGCAGGTCCTCGGGCCGCTCTCCCGGGGCGAGACCGCGCACTACGCGACGTACGACTGGCACGCGCGGCGCTTCGGTCCCGCCGACCGGCCCCTGCCGCCCGCACCCGTGGTGCTCGTCGAGGGCGTCGGCGCCGGCCGCCTCGCGCTGCGCCCGTACCTCGCCGCCGTGCTGTGGATGGACGTGCCGCACGAGGAGGCGTGGCAGCGGGGGCGCCGACGGGACGGAGCGGTCCAGCGTGATTTCTGGGACGGATGGGAACCGGAGGAACTCCAGCACTTCACCGGGGACCCCACACGGCCCTTCGCGCACCTTCTGGTGCGCCAGTGTCCGGAGGGGTACGAGGTACTTCCGGGGCCCAATGTGACACTTACAGAGGCCTGA